In one window of Arachis ipaensis cultivar K30076 chromosome B06, Araip1.1, whole genome shotgun sequence DNA:
- the LOC107647568 gene encoding uncharacterized protein LOC107647568 — protein sequence MVQWAIELSEFDLRYETRTAIKAQCLTDFVAEYAREPEDVSTAWELYVDGSSNKIRSGAGIILVNQEGTQIEVSLKFEFPVSNNQAEYEALIAGLKLAEEVGASKVVVFSDSQVVTSQINRE from the coding sequence atggttcaatgggctatAGAGCTATCTGAGTTTGACCTCAGGTATGAGACTCGGACAGCAATTAAAGctcaatgcctcaccgacttcgtaGCAGAATATGCAAGAGAACCAGAAGATGTCTCCACAGCATGGGAGCTAtacgtggatggttcttcaaacAAAATcagaagcggtgcaggcataatactagTCAACCAAGAGGGAACCCAAATAGAGGTCTCCCTTAAATTTGAATTCCCGGTTTCCAAcaatcaagcagaatatgaagccttgattgccgGGTTGAAGCtagcagaagaagtcggtgcatcCAAAGTAGTGGTCTTCAGCGACTCTCAGGTGGTGACCTCTCAAATCAACAGAGAGTAA
- the LOC107647571 gene encoding uncharacterized protein LOC107647571 translates to MEENARVREPSWRPGHSHPSKEKERESKKKEEVGTKRPRRYHSYSPLRVSLVDIYREICHTERLSPPQPIKNKKGGSCSEYCEYHKLYGHSTNDCYDLKNVIENLAREGRLDSYLTKRSDRHGKRNRDEEDRRDLPPQTPKRHIHMISGGFAGGGLIKSSHKRYLNEVYQVGGELPDLPTISFDKEDGQGIVPRHNDPVVITMILANAHLHRTLVDQGRSADILFKPTFDKLRLDEKELRAYPDILYGLEETPIKPLGFIPLHTTFGKGMKSKTLSIDFKVVDVGLAYNTLIGRTTLNRRGAVVSTPPPPPPVHEVSNTRRNCNHQGRPKIGKEMIQ, encoded by the coding sequence atggaggaaaacgccAGGGTACGAGAACCAAGCTGGCGACCTGGGCACTCTCACCCGTCAAAGGAGAAGGAGAgggagtccaagaaaaaagaagaggtcGGGACCAAAAGGCCCAGGAGATACCACTCCTATAGCCCTCTACGAGTTTCCCTGGTAGACATCTATAGGGAAATTTGTCACACTGAAAGGCTATCTCCCCCTCAGCCCATCAAGAACAAGAAAGGGGGAAGTTGTAGCgaatactgtgagtaccataagctaTATGGGCACTCAACAAATGATTGTTACGAcctaaaaaatgtgatagaaaattTGGCCAgggaaggtcggcttgacagctatCTCACGAAAAGATCGGATCGTCATGGCAAGAGGAACCGAGATGAGGAGGATCGAAGAGATCTGCCACCACAGACCCCGAAaagacatatacatatgatctcaggagggtttgcTGGAGGAGGTCTCATAAAGTCATCTCACAAGAGGTACCTAAACGAAGTCTACCAGGTCGGGGGCGAATTGCCCGACCTCCCAACCATCTCTTTCGACAAAGAAGATGGGCAGGGCATTGTTCCCAGACACAATGATCCGGTGGTGATTACCATGATCCTCGCCAATGCCCATTTACACAGAACCCTGGTAGATCAGGGGAGATCGGCCGATATCCTGTTCAAACCAACATTCGACAAGCTGAGAttggatgaaaaggagttaagagcaTACCCCGATATCCTATACGGGCTGGAGGAGACGCCCATAAAACCACTAGGATTCATACCCCTACATACAACTTTTGGAAAGGGGATGAAATCCAAGACTCTAAGCATCGACTTCAAAGTCGTTGATGTGGGCTTAGCCTATAACACCTTAATAGGCAGAACAACCTTAAATCGTCGTGGAGCAGTAGTATCCACCCCCCCCCCTCCCCCACCtgtgcatgaagtttccaacacCAGAAGGAATTGCAACCATCAGGGGAGACCAAAAATTGGCAAAGAAATGATACAATGA